GCTTTAATTGAAGTAAATGGAAAAACATTGTTGGAAATTTGTATTCTGAAACTTAAGAATGAAGGTATTAAAGATATAATTGTTAATGTTCATCATTTTAGTGAGCAAATAATTAAATATCTTAAGGAGAAAAACAATTTCAATATTAATATTCAAATTTCTGAAGAGGAAAAGTTACTGGATACAGGCGGTGGAATAAAAAAGGCAAGATGGTTTTTAGATGACAAAGATCCTTTTCTCGTTTATAATGTAGATATTATTTCAGATATTGATATTCAGAAATTTTATAATTTTCATATAAAAAATAACCCATTAGTAAGTCTTGCTGTTTCTGATAGAAAATCAACAAATTATTTGTTGTTTGATTCAAATAACTTTTTAGCAGGATGGAAAAGTTATAAAACTGATAAGCAAATTATTTCAAGANNNNNNNNNNNNNNNNNNNNNNNNNNNNNNNNNNNNNNNNNNNNNNNNNNNNNNNNNNNNNNNNNNNNNNNNNNNNNNNNNNNNNNNNNNNNNNNNNNNNAAAAAATAACCCATTAGTAAGTCTTGCTGTTTCTGATAGAAAATCAACAAATTATTTGTTGTTTGATTCAAATAACTTTTTAGCAGGATGGAAAAGTTATAAAACTGATAAGCAAATTATTTCAAGAAAGTGTGATAGTTTTAGGCAGTACGCATTTAGTGGAATACATATTTTATCTCCGGAAATATTTGAGCTTTTTGAAAACAAAGAAACTTTTTCAATTATTACTCCCTATTTAAAACTCTCAAAAGAAAAAGAACTTTTGGCTTTTCACCATAATCATAAAAATTGGTTTGATGCCGGGTCTGTTGAAAAGCTTGAAAAATTAAAGGGAATAAATATTTAAATAAAGCTAGCATAAAGTTCTCAAAAAGGTAAAATTTGAATTGTTTTATCTTTTTTCAATAAATTCATTAATAATTTTTATTAGATTTTTTTTATTGATTGGTTTTGAAATATAAGCATCAAAGCCTTCATCTATAAATGATAGCCCATTAGATGAATGTGCATAAGCTGTTTGTGCAATTATTGAAGTATTTTTGTATTCTTTCCATTTTTTTCTTATTTCTTTCATTAGTTTTATTCCATCCCAAGGATGAGGAAGGTTAACATCACAGAGTATTAAATCAAAATACTTTGATTTGTTTTTATATTCTTTAATAATATTTATAGCATTGTTACCATTTGTCGCTAACTTAATTATAGCGATTTTTTTAAGTAATATTTCTAATAAATAACCACTACTATCGTCATCTTCAATAATTAAAATATTTGGTTTTATATATTTAATATTTTCAATAATTCTATCAATATTATCTTCACCTTTGCCTGTAGGAGTTATGAAAGAAGGAAGAATTAAATTAACAACAGTTCCAACATTTTTTTTGGATTTTAAAATAATTTCACCGTCCATGAGTTCAATAATTTTTTTGGATAGTGGTAAGCCAAGTCCTGCACCCTCATACGCACGTCCTAATTCTTTACTTTCCTGTGTAAAGGATTCAAATAATTTTGATTGATATTTAGAACTTATTCCAATTCCTGTGTCTGAAATTTCAATGAAAACAGTATTATTTTTGGCTAAAAATCCTGTTTTTATTTCGATACTTCCTTTGTTTGTAAATTTTATTGCGTTATCAACTATAAAACTCACTACTTTTACAAGTAATTCTTTGTCGCCAATTGCATTTGGAATATCACTAGGGATAAATGAAAATTTTAAACCTTTGGCATTTGCTTTAAATGTAAAAAGCTCATAAACCTCATTAATAATATTATTTGTTGATAAGGGTTGGATATTTATTTTAAGAGTTCTAGATATAAGTCTGCTAATGTCAATTATATTATCCAATAGGTTTAATAAGCGAGCACCACTTTTTTCCGATTCGCTTGCATAATTTGCTAAATCCTTATATTTTGTATTTTCTAATTCTGTTTTTAATAATCCGGAAAAACCAATAATGCTGTTTAGAGGAGTTCTTATTTCATGGCTAATATTATAAAGAAATTCTGTCTTTAACCTATTTGCTTCGTCTGCTTTTTCCAATGCTATACTTAATGATTTTTGAGTTTTCTCTTTTTCGACAATTTCATCTTTCAACTTTTTAGTACGTTCATTAACACGTTCTTCCAACTTCTCATTAAGCGATTCTAATTTATTGTTTATCAATTTAATTTCTTCATTTTTTTCTGAAAGAAGTTTAATAAAATTCATTTTAATTCGATAACGGCTATAAATAAAAATTCCTGTTAGAAGAATCAAAATGGCAATGAGTACTATAATTTTTTTTGTAAATATTTGTTTATCAATTTCTAATTGAAGTATTTTGTTGTTTTTTTCTAATAATTTTTCTTTTTTAATACTTTCAACTTTTTCTAATTCTTCAATTCTTTTTCTGCTTTCGTTATTAAAAATGGATTCATGAATATTATGGTAAGATTTGAAGTATTTTAGAGCATTTTTATTATCTCCTAATTCAAAATATAGATTTGATAAATTTAAATATATGGATGGTTTAAGGTTAGTTAATTCAAATTGATTTGCTAATTTGAGTGCATCATTGAGCTTTTTATCTGCATCTTCCAAATTCCCTAAATGAATTTGAACTTCTGCAATTTTATTAGATACTGTTGCAATTCCAATTTTGTCATCAATTTCTTTTCTGTATTTTAATGATTGTTGAAAAAAATCAAGAGACTTTTGATAATTTTCCATTTTAAAATGAATTAGTCCAATATTAGAAATTGTATTTGAAATGCCTTTATAATCATTTAAGTTTTCTTTTATCGTTAAAGATTTATGAAGATAAACAAAAGCTTGTTCAAAATCTCCAATGTCATTATATGTATTTCCAATATTGTTATATAATTTTCCAATAATGTTTTTATTTCCAATTTTTAAATAAGTTTCTAAAGCTTTTTTATAATATTCAAGAGCTTTTTCTGTTTTTTTCCAATCACTGTAAACATTTGCAATATTATTGTATGACATCGCAATCCATTCTTCATTATTCTTTTTTTGGGCTATTTTTAACGATGTTTGAAAATATCTAA
The nucleotide sequence above comes from Bacteroidota bacterium. Encoded proteins:
- a CDS encoding sugar phosphate nucleotidyltransferase → MKAIILAAGYGTRLKPLTDNKPKALIEVNGKTLLEICILKLKNEGIKDIIVNVHHFSEQIIKYLKEKNNFNINIQISEEEKLLDTGGGIKKARWFLDDKDPFLVYNVDIISDIDIQKFYNFHIKNNPLVSLAVSDRKSTNYLLFDSNNFLAGWKSYKTDKQIISR
- a CDS encoding nucleotidyltransferase family protein; this encodes KNNPLVSLAVSDRKSTNYLLFDSNNFLAGWKSYKTDKQIISRKCDSFRQYAFSGIHILSPEIFELFENKETFSIITPYLKLSKEKELLAFHHNHKNWFDAGSVEKLEKLKGINI
- a CDS encoding tetratricopeptide repeat protein, whose product is MLKKILFFLLITNAVFASNEIDSLTNLLNSESKTKLNDKEKVEVLNTLSECLFSKNLPKSLEYSQEAYKLAKKIDYDDGKLSALVNIGIVFYYKGDFEKTIRYFQTSLKIAQKKNNEEWIAMSYNNIANVYSDWKKTEKALEYYKKALETYLKIGNKNIIGKLYNNIGNTYNDIGDFEQAFVYLHKSLTIKENLNDYKGISNTISNIGLIHFKMENYQKSLDFFQQSLKYRKEIDDKIGIATVSNKIAEVQIHLGNLEDADKKLNDALKLANQFELTNLKPSIYLNLSNLYFELGDNKNALKYFKSYHNIHESIFNNESRKRIEELEKVESIKKEKLLEKNNKILQLEIDKQIFTKKIIVLIAILILLTGIFIYSRYRIKMNFIKLLSEKNEEIKLINNKLESLNEKLEERVNERTKKLKDEIVEKEKTQKSLSIALEKADEANRLKTEFLYNISHEIRTPLNSIIGFSGLLKTELENTKYKDLANYASESEKSGARLLNLLDNIIDISRLISRTLKINIQPLSTNNIINEVYELFTFKANAKGLKFSFIPSDIPNAIGDKELLVKVVSFIVDNAIKFTNKGSIEIKTGFLAKNNTVFIEISDTGIGISSKYQSKLFESFTQESKELGRAYEGAGLGLPLSKKIIELMDGEIILKSKKNVGTVVNLILPSFITPTGKGEDNIDRIIENIKYIKPNILIIEDDDSSGYLLEILLKKIAIIKLATNGNNAINIIKEYKNKSKYFDLILCDVNLPHPWDGIKLMKEIRKKWKEYKNTSIIAQTAYAHSSNGLSFIDEGFDAYISKPINKKNLIKIINEFIEKR